A genome region from Pongo pygmaeus isolate AG05252 chromosome 17, NHGRI_mPonPyg2-v2.0_pri, whole genome shotgun sequence includes the following:
- the TXNDC2 gene encoding thioredoxin domain-containing protein 2 isoform X1 — protein sequence MDVDKELVMESVNAGASGKPEMRLGTQEETNEGDANESSLQVLSSNVPLLALEFLDTAQAKEKAFLPMVSHTFHMRTEESDAPQEGDDLPKSSANTSHPKQGDIPKSPEETIQPKEGDIRKSPEETIQSKKEDLPKSSEEAIQPKEGDIPKSSAQLIQPKLGNIPKTSVKPSQPKEGDIPKSPEETIQPKEGDIPKSSAKPIQPKLGNIPKASVKPSQPKEGDISKSPEEAIQPKEGDIPKSPEEAIQPKEGDIPKSPEEAIQPKKGDIPKSLEEAIQPKKGDIPKSPEETIQPKEGDIPKSPEEAIQPKEGDIRKSLEEAIPPKEVDIPNSPEETIQPKEDDGPKSLEEATPPKEGDILKPEEETTEFLEGDKVKVILSKEDFEASLKEAGERLVAVDFSAMWCGPCRTIRPFFHALSVKHEDVVFLEVDADNCEEVVRDCAIMCVPTFQFYKKEEKVDELCGALKEKLEAVIAELK from the exons ATGGATGTAGACAAGGAACTAGTAATGGAAAGTGTTAATGCTGGAGCCTCTGGAAAACcagaaatgaggctgggcactCAGGAAGAAACAAATGAAGGTGATGCTAATG AAAGTTCATTACAAGTCCTGTCCAGCAACGTGCCTCTCCTGGCCCTAGAGTTCTTGGACACAGCCCAGGCCAAAGAGAAGGCCTTTCTCCCCATGGTCAGCCACACGTTCCACATGCGCACAGAGGAGTCTGATGCCCCACAGGAGGGTGATGACCTACCCAAGTCCTCAGCAAACACCAGCCATCCCAAGCAGGGTGACATTCCCAAGTCCCCAGAAGAAACCATCCAGCCCAAGGAGGGTGACATCCGCAAGTCCCCAGAAGAAACCATCCAATCCAAGAAGGAGGACCTCCCCAAGTCCTCAGAAGAAGCCATCCAGCCCAAAGAGGGTGACATCCCCAAGTCCTCAGCACAACTCATCCAGCCCAAGCTGGGCAATATTCCCAAGACCTCAGTGAAGCCCAGCCAGCCCAAGGAGGGTGATATCCCCAAGTCCCCAGAAGAAACCATCCAGCCCAAGGAGGGTGACATCCCCAAGTCCTCAGCAAAGCCCATCCAGCCCAAGCTGGGCAATATTCCCAAGGCCTCAGTGAAGCCCAGCCAGCCCAAGGAGGGTGACATCTCCAAGTCCCCAGAAGAAGCCATCCAGCCCAAGGAGGGTGACATCCCCAAGTCCCCAGAAGAAGCCATCCAGCCCAAGGAGGGTGACATCCCCAAGTCCCCAGAAGAAGCTATCCAGCCCAAGAAGGGTGACATCCCCAAGTCCCTAGAGGAAGCCATCCAGCCTAAGAAGGGTGACATCCCCAAGTCCCCAGAAGAAACCATCCAGCCCAAGGAGGGTGACATCCCCAAGTCCCCAGAAGAAGCCATCCAGCCCAAGGAAGGTGACATCCGCAAGTCCCTAGAGGAAGCCATCCCACCCAAGGAGGTTGACATCCCAAATTCCCCAGAAGAAACCATCCAGCCCAAGGAGGATGACGGCCCCAAGTCCCTAGAAGAAGCCACCCCACCCAAGGAGGGTGACATCCTAAAGCCTGAAGAAGAAACAACGGAGTTCCTGGAGGGGGACAAGGTGAAAGTGATCCTGAGCAAGGAGGACTTTGAGGCATCACTGAAGGAGGCCGGGGAGAGGCTGGTGGCTGTGGACTTCTCGGCCATGTGGTGTGGGCCTTGCAGGACCATCAGACCATTCTTCCATGCGCTGTCTGTGAAGCATGAGGACGTGGTGTTCCTGGAGGTGGACGCTGACAACTGTGAGGAGGTGGTGAGAGACTGCGCTATCATGTGTGTCCCAACctttcagttttataaaaaagaagaaaaggtggaTGAGCTTTGCGGCGCCCTTAAGGAAAAACTTGAAGCAGTCATTGCAGAATTAAAGTAA
- the TXNDC2 gene encoding thioredoxin domain-containing protein 2 isoform X2: MVSHTFHMRTEESDAPQEGDDLPKSSANTSHPKQGDIPKSPEETIQPKEGDIRKSPEETIQSKKEDLPKSSEEAIQPKEGDIPKSSAQLIQPKLGNIPKTSVKPSQPKEGDIPKSPEETIQPKEGDIPKSSAKPIQPKLGNIPKASVKPSQPKEGDISKSPEEAIQPKEGDIPKSPEEAIQPKEGDIPKSPEEAIQPKKGDIPKSLEEAIQPKKGDIPKSPEETIQPKEGDIPKSPEEAIQPKEGDIRKSLEEAIPPKEVDIPNSPEETIQPKEDDGPKSLEEATPPKEGDILKPEEETTEFLEGDKVKVILSKEDFEASLKEAGERLVAVDFSAMWCGPCRTIRPFFHALSVKHEDVVFLEVDADNCEEVVRDCAIMCVPTFQFYKKEEKVDELCGALKEKLEAVIAELK, encoded by the coding sequence ATGGTCAGCCACACGTTCCACATGCGCACAGAGGAGTCTGATGCCCCACAGGAGGGTGATGACCTACCCAAGTCCTCAGCAAACACCAGCCATCCCAAGCAGGGTGACATTCCCAAGTCCCCAGAAGAAACCATCCAGCCCAAGGAGGGTGACATCCGCAAGTCCCCAGAAGAAACCATCCAATCCAAGAAGGAGGACCTCCCCAAGTCCTCAGAAGAAGCCATCCAGCCCAAAGAGGGTGACATCCCCAAGTCCTCAGCACAACTCATCCAGCCCAAGCTGGGCAATATTCCCAAGACCTCAGTGAAGCCCAGCCAGCCCAAGGAGGGTGATATCCCCAAGTCCCCAGAAGAAACCATCCAGCCCAAGGAGGGTGACATCCCCAAGTCCTCAGCAAAGCCCATCCAGCCCAAGCTGGGCAATATTCCCAAGGCCTCAGTGAAGCCCAGCCAGCCCAAGGAGGGTGACATCTCCAAGTCCCCAGAAGAAGCCATCCAGCCCAAGGAGGGTGACATCCCCAAGTCCCCAGAAGAAGCCATCCAGCCCAAGGAGGGTGACATCCCCAAGTCCCCAGAAGAAGCTATCCAGCCCAAGAAGGGTGACATCCCCAAGTCCCTAGAGGAAGCCATCCAGCCTAAGAAGGGTGACATCCCCAAGTCCCCAGAAGAAACCATCCAGCCCAAGGAGGGTGACATCCCCAAGTCCCCAGAAGAAGCCATCCAGCCCAAGGAAGGTGACATCCGCAAGTCCCTAGAGGAAGCCATCCCACCCAAGGAGGTTGACATCCCAAATTCCCCAGAAGAAACCATCCAGCCCAAGGAGGATGACGGCCCCAAGTCCCTAGAAGAAGCCACCCCACCCAAGGAGGGTGACATCCTAAAGCCTGAAGAAGAAACAACGGAGTTCCTGGAGGGGGACAAGGTGAAAGTGATCCTGAGCAAGGAGGACTTTGAGGCATCACTGAAGGAGGCCGGGGAGAGGCTGGTGGCTGTGGACTTCTCGGCCATGTGGTGTGGGCCTTGCAGGACCATCAGACCATTCTTCCATGCGCTGTCTGTGAAGCATGAGGACGTGGTGTTCCTGGAGGTGGACGCTGACAACTGTGAGGAGGTGGTGAGAGACTGCGCTATCATGTGTGTCCCAACctttcagttttataaaaaagaagaaaaggtggaTGAGCTTTGCGGCGCCCTTAAGGAAAAACTTGAAGCAGTCATTGCAGAATTAAAGTAA